From a region of the Listeria monocytogenes ATCC 19117 genome:
- a CDS encoding ABC transporter ATP-binding protein yields the protein MSEIAIKVSNLDVKIGKKQILTNMTLEIEKGEIFGLIGPSGAGKTTLVKTIIGMEKATNGTTEVLGKAMPNLPVISKIGYMAQSDALYTDLTAKENLDFFASLYSIKGAAKKDRMNYAATLVNLQQDLTKKVNNYSGGMKRRLSLAISVLADPDVLILDEPTVGIDPELRKTIWAELGDLKANGKCILVTTHVMDEAEKCDRLAMIRNGQIIAVGTPQELSSKTSSGKLEDAFLEFGGKH from the coding sequence ATGTCAGAAATAGCGATTAAAGTTTCTAATTTAGATGTGAAAATTGGAAAGAAACAAATCTTAACCAATATGACTCTCGAAATAGAAAAGGGCGAGATATTTGGCTTAATAGGGCCATCCGGTGCAGGAAAAACAACACTCGTGAAAACCATCATCGGAATGGAAAAGGCAACGAATGGCACAACTGAGGTTTTAGGAAAAGCAATGCCAAATTTACCAGTCATTAGCAAAATTGGTTACATGGCCCAATCAGACGCACTTTATACGGATTTAACAGCCAAAGAAAACTTGGATTTTTTCGCTTCACTATATTCCATCAAAGGTGCAGCCAAAAAAGACCGAATGAATTATGCAGCCACTTTAGTTAATTTACAACAAGATTTAACTAAAAAGGTGAACAATTATTCAGGAGGGATGAAACGCAGGCTGTCTCTGGCCATTTCTGTCCTTGCTGACCCAGATGTCCTAATTTTAGATGAGCCAACAGTCGGTATTGATCCAGAACTAAGAAAAACGATTTGGGCAGAGCTAGGCGATCTAAAAGCGAACGGTAAATGTATCCTTGTGACGACACACGTGATGGATGAAGCCGAAAAATGTGATAGACTTGCCATGATCAGAAATGGACAAATAATCGCTGTAGGGACCCCACAAGAGCTCTCAAGTAAAACGTCATCTGGTAAGCTAGAAGATGCCTTTTTAGAGTTTGGAGGGAAGCACTAA
- the coaA gene encoding type I pantothenate kinase encodes MNDYNHYFHFPREEWRKLEVSKDQILTAEELEEIRGLNDRISLQDISEIYLPLIKLIAIQYHEAIFIHGEKMEYLKKKESRAPFIIALAGSVAVGKSTTARVFKLMLDRWFSKTRQVELVTTDGFLYPNKVLEERGIMDKKGFPESYDRDRFAKFLTDLKANKEDVEIPLYSHFTYDVLDETRVIHNPDIVIIEGINVLQADQHESLFPSDFFDFSVYMDANEADIKKWYLERFFMLRETAFQDESSYFHPYTKISKQEAETFALGVWDTINGVNLKENIEKTKYRADLVLQKGTDHLISDIYLRK; translated from the coding sequence ATGAATGATTACAACCACTACTTTCATTTCCCACGAGAAGAATGGCGCAAGCTGGAAGTGAGTAAGGACCAAATTTTAACTGCAGAGGAACTGGAAGAAATACGTGGTTTAAATGACCGAATTTCTTTACAAGACATCTCTGAAATCTATTTACCACTAATAAAACTAATTGCGATTCAATACCATGAAGCGATTTTTATTCATGGCGAAAAAATGGAATACTTAAAGAAAAAAGAATCGCGTGCACCATTTATTATTGCATTAGCAGGAAGTGTGGCTGTTGGGAAAAGTACGACAGCGCGTGTTTTCAAATTAATGCTTGATCGCTGGTTCTCCAAAACCAGACAAGTAGAGCTTGTGACGACAGACGGCTTTCTTTATCCTAACAAAGTTTTAGAAGAGCGCGGTATCATGGACAAAAAAGGCTTCCCTGAAAGCTACGACCGCGACCGTTTTGCCAAGTTTTTAACCGACTTAAAAGCAAATAAAGAAGATGTCGAAATTCCACTTTATTCGCATTTCACTTATGATGTTTTAGACGAAACCCGTGTGATCCATAATCCAGATATCGTCATCATTGAAGGAATCAATGTTCTTCAAGCAGATCAACATGAGAGCCTGTTTCCAAGTGACTTCTTTGATTTCTCCGTTTACATGGATGCCAATGAAGCGGATATTAAGAAATGGTATTTAGAACGTTTCTTCATGCTTCGCGAAACAGCTTTCCAAGATGAAAGTTCTTATTTCCACCCATATACTAAAATTAGCAAACAAGAAGCAGAAACATTTGCACTCGGGGTTTGGGATACAATCAACGGCGTCAACTTAAAAGAAAACATTGAGAAAACAAAATATCGAGCCGACTTAGTGCTTCAAAAAGGCACAGATCATCTCATTTCAGACATTTATTTACGCAAATAA